The genomic region CCGCGGCGTCGTACCGCCGCGTCGACGTGCGCGAGGAGGACTCGCACTACATCGTGCGCCCGTACAACGCCTTCGTGGACCGCTACGCCTGGAACAGCAAGGAGGACCGCGAGGTCGTCCGCGATCTCGGCGCCGTCAACCCCGCGCCCGGCGGCGCGGCGTCGTTGCGGGCCGGCGTCTCCGGCTACGGCCTCACCCTGCGCACCTTCAACTTCGCGCTGGTGCGCGACGAGGTCCCGACCGCGCTCGGCACGCTCCAGGCGAACCACGCGGGCGCCGTCTTCACTGCGCCCGCCGGCCTGACCGGTGCCGACCTCGAGGGATCGGCGCTGCGGATCAGCGGACCGACGAACTACCTCATCGGCTACCTCGACTGGTTCGAGGTCGCCTACGACGCCCTCTACCGCGCCCGGGACGACATCCTCGACTTCCACGCCGGCGACGCCGCCGGGCAGCGCTCGCTGGCGGTGACCGGGTTCACCGATCCGCAGCTGTGGGTCTACGACATCTCCGACCCGCGCGCCCCGCAGCGGGTGGCGCTGGCGGGGGACAACCTCGTCGACGCCGGGGACGGCACCTGGACCCTCTCGCTCGACGCCGCCCAGGACGCGCCCGGCGCCCGCCGCTTCGCGGCCCGCGCCGGCGTGCTCACCGCGGCGCTGCCCGCGGTGCCGACCTTCCGGCTCAGCCGCGTGACCGCGGCCGACGATCCCCTGGCGGCGGCGGCCGGGGCCGACGTGCTCGTGGTCGCGCACCCCGACTTCCGCGCCGAGGCCGAGCGCTGGGCCGCCCACCGCGTCGCCCGCTCGCCCGAGCCCCTGACGGTCGCCGTGCTCGACGTCCACGCGATCTACGACTGGTACGGCGGCGGCCTGAAGAACCCGCGCGCGATCAGGCGCCTGGTCTCGCGCGCCCTCGAGGCGGGAGGCCCGTGGGCCCTGCAGATCTTCGGCGACGGCAACGAGAACGCGCGCGCGCTCAGCGCGGACGACGCGGCCCGCGACTTCGTGCCGGCGCCGATGTTCCGCTGGACCGCGACCAACTACGAGAACGAGATGCTGCCGTCCGACGAGTGGTACGCCACGCCAGGGGCCGGCCTCGACTATCCCGGGGACAACCTCTCCCTGCCGTTCGCCCTGCCGGAACTGCTCGTGGGCAGGTTCCCGTGCAACTCGGCGGCCGAGGCCGCGACCCTGGTCGACAAGGTGATCGGCTTCGAAGCCGCCGTCGGGACCTGGAAGAAGCGCGCGATCGTCGTGGCGGACGACGCCTGGTCGGACGGCTACGACGTCGGGCTCGACGAACTCATCTACCAGAGCGGCGAGCAGGTCTTCGAGACCAGCCTGGAAGAGGGCGCCGTGCTCTGGGATTCCTTCGCCGACGCCCGCGACGGCTACCCCGGCGATCCCGCCTTCGAGGCGTCGCGGGTCTACGCCGGCGACTGGCTCGACCTGCACGAACCCTTCCCCGGCGGCACGCGCTCGCGCCTCGCCTTCCGCGGCATCGCCGAGACCGAGATCGTGCCCGTCCTGCTGGCGCGGTTCGGCGCCGGCGCCATGCTGGCCACCTACCAGGGGCACGCCAACGACCACGTGCTGGCCCACGAGCAGGTCATCGAGGACGTGCCCGTGATCCAGTACCGCCAGGACGTGGCGAGCCTGGCGAACGCCGGCAAGCCCTTCGTCTTCGTCGGGCTGGGCTGCCACGTCTCGCGCTGGACCCGCGACATCTCGCCGGAGTCGAACCCGACGACGCGGCCCTCGCTGGGCGAGAAGTTCCTGCTGCGACCCGGCGCCGGCGCCGTGGGCGTCTACGCCAGCCCCGGCTACGAGTACCGCGACCCCAACGCGGCGCTGGCGCGCCTGCAGGCCATCGCGATGCTGCGGACGCCGCCGGCGGGACCGTCCGGCCGCACGCGCTGGGTCCTGGGCGAATTGCTGGCGTCCGCCGAGGCCTCGTTCCTGGCCGCGTCGCCCAACAACTGGCAGTACCGGCACGCGGTCGCGCAGTTCTGCCTGCTGGGCGACGCCCTGATGGTGCTGGACGCGGGCCCGCCGCGTCTCGACGTGCGCCTGGACTGGGATCTGCTGGAGGACGGCGCGGCGGTCAAGGCCCAGGACGCGGCCAACACCGTCGTGCTCACCGTCAGGGCCTTCGACGAGGCGGGGATCGACCGCCTCGAGGTGACCGGCGTCGAGGGCGCGACGGTGACCGCGACGCGACCCGCCGGTGCGACCAGCGACCAGCGCACGGCCTTCGAGGTGCGCCTGCCGGTGCTCGCCCAGGACGCGACGGCGGTCCTGCACGTCTACGACACCGCCGCCGCGCGCGACGACGACCCCCACGCCGCGTTCACCGTGCGGATGCCGGTGTCGGTCGTGCTGTACCTCGAGGGCGAACTGTACGTGGCCGGAGAGACGCCCTTCCCCTCGCCGGGGCCGGGCGCGTTCACGGGCCGCGCCGTCACCGCCGCGTTCCTGCCCGAGGACGCCGTGCTCGAGCTGCTGGGCCGCCACGTCGCGCTCTCGGGCGTCACGCTCACCCGAGTCGATGAGGACACCGTCGTCCTGGCCTTCACCGCGGCCAAGAACGGCGCCGGGCCGGCCGCGGTCGTGCTGCTGATCGACGGCCGCGGCACCGAGATCCCCCTGGAAGAGATCGAGACGGGGGATACCGCCGGCATCGCCGACCTCATGGCGTTCCCGAACCCGGCGGGAGAGCGGACCCGCTTCGTGTTCGCCACCGACGCCGCCCCCGGTCCGGGCAGCATCCTGGTCTACACCGTCGCCGGCCGGCTCGCGGCGCGCCTGCCGGTGGCCGCGGACGACTTCGTCGGCGGCGGGCGGGTGATCGTGCCCTGGGACGCGCGCGACGGGCGGGGCGACAGGCTCGCCAACGGCGTCTACCTCTACCGGGTCGAGCTGTCCACGGGCGCGGGCGTCGTGGCCAGCGACATGCAACGACTGGTCCTGATGCGGTGAGCGCGGGCCTGGGCAGGCGCACGCCCGGACGGGTGCGGATCATCCCGCTGCTGGGCGTCCTGCTCGTCGTCGCCGTCCTGGGCGGCGGCTGCGCCGGCCGCCGGCGTGGGCCCGTCGTGACGCCGCCCGCCTCGTCTGCGCCCGTGTCGGCGCCGCACGCCGGCGACGTCACGCCGGAGGACGGACCGCGCCTGCCGTCGCCGACGCCGGCGGACACGCTCACGCCCGCGGACGAACCCGGCCTGCGGTCCGACGAACCCGTGTTCCTCGCCATCGGCCTCGCGACCGGCAAACCCCGCTTCGAACTGACGGTCGAGGGCGCGACCGAACTGATCGGCGGCGGGGACGCCCGCGTCCTGGCCCGCCTGCCCGCCGGCGCCGCCTGCGTGCTCGAGGCCGGGCGCGGCGGCGTCTCCTGGCGGGGCGGGGGCCGCGACGGCGTCGCCGCGGCGCCGCTGCTGCTGCGTCCCGTCGATCCCCGCCACGGCCTGGTCTGGGGCGACACGCCCTACGGCGGCGAGATGCGGATCCTGCGCCCCCAGTCCGGACTCACCCTGATCAACGTGGTCGCGCTGGAGGAGTACCTGCGCGGGGTCGTGCCGTGGGAGATCGGCCGCCCCGGTGCGCCGGGGCTCGCCGCGCTCGAGGCGCAGGCCGTCGCCGCCCGCACCTACAGCCTGGCGCACCGCGGCGACCGCAGCGGCCTGGGCTTCGACCTGTGGGCCGACGTGCAGGACCAGGTCTACCACGGGCGCCGCGGCAACGACCCCTGGTGCGATCGGGCCGTCGACAACACGCGCGGCCTGGTGCTCCGCCACGGAGGCCGCGAGATCGAGGCCTACTACTGCTCGACCTGCGGCGGACGCACCAGCGACGTGCACGAGGTCTGGCCGCGCGAGCCGCGCCCCTACCTCACGAGCGTCGCGGACGGCCCGTCGGAAGAGGCCTGGTGCCGGGGCTCGCCCCTGTTCCGCTGGGAGAAGTCGTGGTCCGCCGCCGATCTCGAGCGCGTGCTGCAGCGCACCCTGCCCGAGTACCTGCAGTGGCTGTCGGCCTCGTCGGCGAGACGGGACTGGGCGGGCGAGGGCTTCGCGCCGGCGCGGGCCGGCGTCGACGCGCGTCGGCCTGGTCGGTTGCGCGGCCTGGAGATCGCCGGCCGGACGAGCTGCGGGCGCGTCGCGCGGCTGGACGTCCGCACCGACGCGGGCGTCTACCGCATCCGCGGCGATCGCGTCCGCTGGGTCCTGGTTCCGGTCGACGGCCGTTTCTCCATCCTCGAGAGCGCGAACTTCGACCTGTCCGTCGAGTCCGGACGCGACGGCGGCCTGCGCCGCGTCACGGTCGCCGGCCGCGGTTTCGGGCACGGGGTCGGGCTGTGCCAGCACGGCGCGCTGGCCATGGCGCGCGCCGGGCACGACGTGCGCGAGATCCTCGCCCACTACTATCCCGGCGCGCGTCTCGAAGCGATCGGCGCGCCGTGAGCGGGGCCGGGGCCAACGGCGGCGCGGGGGTGGCCGGACGTCTGGTCGTCGGCCTGCTCGGCCCCGCGCTGCTGCCGGCGGAGGCGGCCTGGCTGCGACGGCACCGGCCGGCGGGGGTCATCCTCTTCGGCCGCAACGTGCGCGACGCCGGGCAGCTGCGCGGCCTCTGCGACGACCTGCGCCGCGCGTTGCCCGCCGGCGCCGAGATCATGGCCGACCAGGAGGGCGGCGCGGTGTCGGTCCTCGCCGCGGCGGCGGGGCGCCCCCCGTCCGCCTGGACGCTCGGCGCGATCGACGACCCGGAACTGACCCGCCGCGTCCACCGCGCGACGGCGCAACGCGCCCGCGATTGCGGGATCGACCGCCTGCTCGCCCCCTGCGCCGACGTCCTGCTCGCGCCCGGCAACACCGTGATCGGCAGCCGCGCCTTCGGCTCCTCGTCGGACCTGGTCGCCCGCCACGTGGCCGCCGCGGTGCGCGGACTGCGCGAAGGCGGCGTGCGCTGCTGCCTGAAGCATTGGCCGGGGCACGGCGCCGTCGCGCGCGACACCCACCTCGGCGCGGCGTCGCCCGTGCCCTTCCGCGACGAGCGGCCCTACGCCGCCGGCTTGGCGGCTGGCGCCGAGGCGATCATGCTGGGGCATCTCGTCGCTCCGAGTGAGGCGAGTCCCGCTTCGCTGAGCCCGCCGGCCGCCGCGCGCGCGCGCCGGCTCGGCGCCGGCCTGCTGCTGAGCGACGACATCACGATGGGCGCACTACGCTTGCCCCTGGCCGCGCTCGGCGTCACCGCGCTCGGCGACGGTCTGGCCGAACCGGGCGACCTGCTGCCGGCGTGGCTCGCCGCCGTCGACGCCGGCGCCTGCGACCGGCTGTTGTGCCGGGGGATCCCCTGGCGGGCCTTGCCGGTCGACGGCACGGAACCGCCCGCCGGCGTCGCGGCGCCGCCGCTCCCTAGACGCGACGCCCAGGCGGAATCCGCCTGGCGCGAAGCGCGACGCCGCGCCGTCGCGCCCTGCCTGGACCCGCGGGCGGGTCCGCTGGCGCTGTGGTTCTCCGCGCCCGACCACCGCTGGGGCTCGCCGGACCGGCAGACCCTGCGCGCGGCCGGCTGGCGCGGGCGGTGCCTGACGGTGCCGTTCGACTCGTCCGGTGAGCCGCCGGCGGCGCAGCTCCTGGTCTCCGGGCACGCTCCGGCCGCCCCCGAGCGGCTGGCTGCGGCTAGCCGCTGGTTCGGGCGCGCGCTGGCGGAACGCGGCCGCTGCGTCGTGCTGGGTCACCCGGGCCTGGCGTTCCAGGTCAAGGCCCTGTTGCCGGGGGGCTGGTCCGTGGTCGCCGGCGCCGGCGTGACGCCCGCCGACATCGCCCCGCTGATCGTGCCTTCGTCGTCGAACATTCAGGACCGCGCAGGTTGACAGCCCCGGGGGGTCGGCTTATATTCGGCGACCGTGAGTGGGGGCGTAGTTCAGCTGGTTAGAACGCCGGCCTGTCAAGCCGGAGGTCGCGAGTTCGAATCTCGTCGCTCCCGCCACCGCCTTTCCGACCCGCGCCGAGCGCGGGTCTTTTCTTTCTCCCCGCGCACTTGTCGGCTCCGGATTCGAATCAGATCATGCGAAAATCATAAGATATCAAAACCCATGACAAACCAGCAAC from bacterium harbors:
- a CDS encoding C25 family cysteine peptidase, whose protein sequence is MSRFPVDGERAQRVLLHLSPLQILAPLLTLAPLLLAGGIASAAPLLVTQMDPLTATIRLETGEPVWRTAFERDGRTYHRLELPGFVGTGEPRRPSVPALGNWLVLPPGTRAVVRLDEAVWEPLDGRLVAPAPTLVLRPHPGGGDPVMEEQDLLPGEPPRGGVEAVTAQAPNGGGAPAGLEVGEPRLWRGHRIVPLTVRPLDVGDDLRSRRLLRRAAWTIVFEPEAGAVAKAGGRLEAGDARFGHLFLNGAALSAQPREAVAPIGGDKSALRRSAALLGPEIRVPVTRTGLFRLRAADLANAGLLPAGAAADQLRLYQRRYVPGQTPPYDEIEVPADLIDDGGDFAGEDALVFYGLRPRDDGPFVHNEFGYASCGDSLETWNPGALDPVNGGNIYYLAVADPPVGETWARMSQIELPPAQGAPAASYRRVDVREEDSHYIVRPYNAFVDRYAWNSKEDREVVRDLGAVNPAPGGAASLRAGVSGYGLTLRTFNFALVRDEVPTALGTLQANHAGAVFTAPAGLTGADLEGSALRISGPTNYLIGYLDWFEVAYDALYRARDDILDFHAGDAAGQRSLAVTGFTDPQLWVYDISDPRAPQRVALAGDNLVDAGDGTWTLSLDAAQDAPGARRFAARAGVLTAALPAVPTFRLSRVTAADDPLAAAAGADVLVVAHPDFRAEAERWAAHRVARSPEPLTVAVLDVHAIYDWYGGGLKNPRAIRRLVSRALEAGGPWALQIFGDGNENARALSADDAARDFVPAPMFRWTATNYENEMLPSDEWYATPGAGLDYPGDNLSLPFALPELLVGRFPCNSAAEAATLVDKVIGFEAAVGTWKKRAIVVADDAWSDGYDVGLDELIYQSGEQVFETSLEEGAVLWDSFADARDGYPGDPAFEASRVYAGDWLDLHEPFPGGTRSRLAFRGIAETEIVPVLLARFGAGAMLATYQGHANDHVLAHEQVIEDVPVIQYRQDVASLANAGKPFVFVGLGCHVSRWTRDISPESNPTTRPSLGEKFLLRPGAGAVGVYASPGYEYRDPNAALARLQAIAMLRTPPAGPSGRTRWVLGELLASAEASFLAASPNNWQYRHAVAQFCLLGDALMVLDAGPPRLDVRLDWDLLEDGAAVKAQDAANTVVLTVRAFDEAGIDRLEVTGVEGATVTATRPAGATSDQRTAFEVRLPVLAQDATAVLHVYDTAAARDDDPHAAFTVRMPVSVVLYLEGELYVAGETPFPSPGPGAFTGRAVTAAFLPEDAVLELLGRHVALSGVTLTRVDEDTVVLAFTAAKNGAGPAAVVLLIDGRGTEIPLEEIETGDTAGIADLMAFPNPAGERTRFVFATDAAPGPGSILVYTVAGRLAARLPVAADDFVGGGRVIVPWDARDGRGDRLANGVYLYRVELSTGAGVVASDMQRLVLMR
- a CDS encoding SpoIID/LytB domain-containing protein translates to MSAGLGRRTPGRVRIIPLLGVLLVVAVLGGGCAGRRRGPVVTPPASSAPVSAPHAGDVTPEDGPRLPSPTPADTLTPADEPGLRSDEPVFLAIGLATGKPRFELTVEGATELIGGGDARVLARLPAGAACVLEAGRGGVSWRGGGRDGVAAAPLLLRPVDPRHGLVWGDTPYGGEMRILRPQSGLTLINVVALEEYLRGVVPWEIGRPGAPGLAALEAQAVAARTYSLAHRGDRSGLGFDLWADVQDQVYHGRRGNDPWCDRAVDNTRGLVLRHGGREIEAYYCSTCGGRTSDVHEVWPREPRPYLTSVADGPSEEAWCRGSPLFRWEKSWSAADLERVLQRTLPEYLQWLSASSARRDWAGEGFAPARAGVDARRPGRLRGLEIAGRTSCGRVARLDVRTDAGVYRIRGDRVRWVLVPVDGRFSILESANFDLSVESGRDGGLRRVTVAGRGFGHGVGLCQHGALAMARAGHDVREILAHYYPGARLEAIGAP
- a CDS encoding glycoside hydrolase family 3 N-terminal domain-containing protein, translated to MSGAGANGGAGVAGRLVVGLLGPALLPAEAAWLRRHRPAGVILFGRNVRDAGQLRGLCDDLRRALPAGAEIMADQEGGAVSVLAAAAGRPPSAWTLGAIDDPELTRRVHRATAQRARDCGIDRLLAPCADVLLAPGNTVIGSRAFGSSSDLVARHVAAAVRGLREGGVRCCLKHWPGHGAVARDTHLGAASPVPFRDERPYAAGLAAGAEAIMLGHLVAPSEASPASLSPPAAARARRLGAGLLLSDDITMGALRLPLAALGVTALGDGLAEPGDLLPAWLAAVDAGACDRLLCRGIPWRALPVDGTEPPAGVAAPPLPRRDAQAESAWREARRRAVAPCLDPRAGPLALWFSAPDHRWGSPDRQTLRAAGWRGRCLTVPFDSSGEPPAAQLLVSGHAPAAPERLAAASRWFGRALAERGRCVVLGHPGLAFQVKALLPGGWSVVAGAGVTPADIAPLIVPSSSNIQDRAG